The genomic interval GCGCACGGGCTGGAGCTGCCGATCCGGTGGCTGCCGCGCGCAGACCGGTACGTGGAGAAACTCGCGACGCCGGACGTCACGGTCGCGGACCTGATCGGGGACGTGGACCCGATCAAGGCGGCGCGGCTGGGCACCAGCCTGGGGGACGTGCGGAGCATGCATTTCGGGTTGCTGCCGCGCGCCAACCGCGGGATTTTCGCGGTGAATGAACTGGCGGACCTGGCGCCGAAGGTGCAGGTGGCACTGTTCAACATCCTTCAGGAGGGGGACGTACAGATCAAGGGCTACCCGATCCGTCTGGAGCTGGATGTGATGCTGGTGTTCAGCGCGAACCCGGAGGATTACACGGCGCGCGGGAAGATCGTCACGCCCCTGAAGGACCGCATCGGCAGTGAGATCCGCACCCACTACCCCACGGACGTGCAGCTCGGCATGAACATCACGGCGCAGGAAGCGGTGCGCAGCGCGGACGTTGTGGTGCCGGGGTTCATTGCGGAACTGATTGAGGAAATCGCGTTCCAGGCGCGCGAGGATGGCCGGGTGGACAAGATGAGCGGCGTGTCGCAGCGTCTGCCGATCTCGCTGATGGAAGTGGCGGCCGCGAACGCGGAGCGCCGCAGCCTGATGGCCGGGGACGCCGCGGTCGTGCGCGTCAGTGATGTGTACGCGGGCCTGCCGGCCATCACCGGGAAGATGGAACTGGAGTACGAGGGGGAACTGAAGGGCGCGGACAACATTGCCCGGGACGTGATCCGCAAGGCGGCCGGCGCGGTGTACGCGCGCCGGTACGGCAGCGCGAATACCCGCGAGCTGGAGAAATGGTTCGAGGGTGGGAACGTGTTCCGTTTCCCGCAGGGTGGTGACGCCGCCGGGGCGTTGAAGGCGGCGCGGGAGGTGCCGGGCCTGACGGACCTGGCGGCCGAGGTGGCCCTCAGTGCAGACGACGCGGTGCGCGTGGCGGCTGCGGAGTTCGTGCTTGAGGGCCTGTATGGCCGGAAGAAGCTGTCGCGCGCCGAGGAGCTGTACGCGGCGCCGGAACCGGAAACGCGTCAGCAGCGCGGCGGCCGCTGGAACTGAGACCGCCCTTTTCTGGGGGGCCGTCCCGCTTCAGCGGGGCGGCTCCGTCCGTGTGGGGCTCAGGGCGCGGTGAACGGTTCCGGCCGCCAGGCCACCCAGGGTGTACCAGAGCGTGGTCAGGACCAGCGTACGGGGCCGCTCGCCGGGCTGGTGGCCCAGACCGAGGCGGGGGGGTAGCAGCGCGCCGCCGAGGCCGGCGGCAAAGCCCAAGGCAGTGCCGTTCAGCGGAGCGCGGCGCGGACCGCCCAAACCGGTCAGGGCGTAGTACAGGGTGTTGGAGAGCAGGTCGGCGGCCATGGTCGTGAAGTACAGGGCGCGGCCGCGCGGCACAGGCAGGTGCGCGGCGCGCAGGGTGGCGCTCAGGGCGCGTTCCCCGATGACGTCCATGCGGGGGGCGTGGGGCAGGGCGCGGCGCACACCTTCGTTCAGCAGGGTGACGGTCAGGGCGCCGCTGAAGCTGCCGAGCAGCAGCGCGCGGGAGCGGGGGGGGTGCTGGGTCATGCCTGTATGGCAGCACGTGCGGGGCCGGCGCGCATGTGGGAGACCGGACAGGACGTTAAGGGTTGCCTGCGGCGCAGGTGCCGTAGCCTTGGGGGGATGCTGCCGTCCGTCCTGGCTGACCTGCTGACCTTTCACGCGCCGCTCTCGACCGTGCACAGGGAACAGGGGGGCGCAGTGACCCTGCTCACGCCGGGCGTGAACGTGCTGGCCCTGAACGTCACATGCCTGCCGGCTGACCTCAGCGGGGTGGATCTGGACGCGGTTCTTGACTGGCATGAGCGCCAGGGGGTGCCGCCCCTGGTCGCGACGGCCGGGCCCCTCACGCTGCTGCCGGGGCGTGAGGTGGCGCGCGTGGAGGTGGGGCCGCTCCCGCCTGAGCCGGGCAACGGGGAGGTGCTGGTCGAGCAGGTGTCGCGGCTGCACCTGGGGGTCTGGGCGGAGGTGCTCACGCAGACGCACGGCACGCCGGAGTGGTCTACCTCCGTGGGGCGGCACCTGGCCGCGAGGCTGGAAGAGGAGCGCTCGTTCGTGCCGCTGGTCGCGTACCGCGCTGAGGAGGCCGTGGGGGCACTGCTGTGGCAGCCTCGCCGCCCGGGTGGCGCAGCGCACCTGTGGGGCGCGGCGGACAGGGCGGTCCGGGCGGCGCTGCTGTCTGCCGCGGCCGACCTGGGCGGGCCGTTGCGCGTGACCCTCCCGGTTGAGGAGAGTCACCCTGCGGCTTTCGGTGAAGGGGTTCACTACACGCTGCTCGCCAGGTGAGGTTCCCGGCGGTTCCGGCAGCCACGCGTGGGGACGTAACGAGGGAGGCAGCAGTCATACAGGGGCAGGCACTGCAGTTTCTGTTGCCTTGGACAGCCACGGTGCTTCTCTGAGACAGAAGGTCGCCCGGCCCTGGGTTCCCATGCTGTCTCAGGCTTGACTGACCGCATGGCTTCTCTCCTCCGTTTCGCCGTGACCAGCCTGCTCCTCCCGCTGGCCGCCTGCGGCAGCACTCCCGGCGCACCTCAGCACCCGGCCACACCACTTACGCTGGAGGGCCCAGCTGAACGTCACTGTGAACGGTCAGCCGGCCCAGCCTGGGCAGCTGCAATGGACGACCAGTCAGGCCGCTGTGGTGACCGCCCCGGCAGACGATCTGGTGACAGGGGTGGGGGCAGGCCCGGCGAAGCTGCGGGCAGCGCTGGTGAGTACCCCCAGCATCTTCCTTGAGTTTCCCGTCACTGTTACGGCGTCTGCTCCTGCACTGGCGCCTGCTGCGCCTCCTTCCTTCGTGCAGATGAACGCCGCGCCCGCCCTAGCCCTGAACAGCCTGCTGTCTCAGGCGGCGCAGGGCCACGCGGCCGATATGGCTGCCCGGAACTTCTTCAGCTCCACCAGCCAGGATGGCCGTACCTTCGCGCATCGAGGCAGCTGGGGCCACGCTGTATCACGCGCTGGGGAGAACATGGCCGCCGGACGGCTGACCGCGCAGGAGGTTGTGGGCAGCTGGCTGAAGAGGCCCGGTCACTGCGCGAACATCATGAATGCCTCTTTCCGCGAGTTGGGCGTCGGGTACACCTTCAGGGCCGGCAGCACGTACCGGCCCGCCTCGGTGCAGGGTTTCGGCACCTGCTGACTGACAGCCCACGGAAACGGGGTGGCCCCTTCCTGCCGGGGGCTGTTACTGGAACAGCGTGCGGTACTGCCCGTACCCCTGCGCTTCCAGTTCGCTGAGCGGCACGAAGCGCAGCGCGGCGGAGTTGATGCAGTAGCGCAGGCCGCCGTGTTCGCGTGGCCCGTCGGGGAACACGTGCCCCAGGTGCGAGTCCGCCTGGGCGGAACGGACCTCGGTGCGGGCGTACCCGATTCTGTAGTCGGTGTTCTCCGTGAGGGTCACGTCCGGGATGGGCCGCGTGAAGCTGGGCCAGCCGCACCCGGCGTCGTACTTGTCGAGGCTGGAGAACAGCGGCTCGCCGCTCACGACGTCCACGTAGATGCCGTCCCCGGTGTGATCCCAGTACTCGCCGGTGAAGGCCCGCTCGGTGCCCTCGTGCTGCGTGACCTGGTACTGCGCGGGGGTCAGGCGCTCACGCAGCTCGGCGTCGGAGGGTTTCACGAACTTCGGTTCGGTCATGCCTGGAGTGTAGGCGCGGGGGTCAGCCGGAACGGTAAGCGGGGAGCGTTTCGGGCTCAGAGGGGGATGTTGCCGTGCTTCTTGTAGGGCCGGACCTCTTCTTTGTCGCGGAGCATCTCGAACGTCTGGATCAGGACGCGGCGGGTGTCCTCCATGGGGATCACGTCGTCGATGTACCCCTTGCTGGCGGCCACGTAGGGGTTGTCGAAGGCGTCTTTGTACTCGGCGATCTTCTGCGCGCGGGTCGCTTCAGGGTTCTCACTGCCGGCAATCTCGCGGCGGTACACGATGTTCGCGGCGCCCTCGGCGCCCATGACGGCCACAGCAGCGGTGGGCCAGGCGTACACGACGTCGGCGCCCATGTCGCGGCTGTTCATGGCGAGGTACGCGCCGCCGTAACTCTTGCGGGTGATCAGCGTGACCTTGGGCACGGTGGCCTCGGCGTAGGCGTAGAGCATCTTCGCGCCGTGCCGGATGATCCCCGCGTGTTCCTGCGCCACGCCCGGCAGGAACCCCGTGACGTCCACCAGGGTCAGGATCGGGATGTTGTAGCAGTCGCAGGTGCGGATGAAGCGCGCGGCCTTGTCGGAGGCGTCGATGTTCAGGGTGCCGGCCATCACGCGCGGGTTGTTTGCCACGATGCCCACCGATTCGCCGTTCAGGCGCGCGAAGCCCACGATGATGTTCCTCGCCCAGCCGGGCTGTATTTCCAGGAACGTGCCGTCGTCCACGAGTTCGTGAATGACGTCGTGCATGGCGTACGGTTTACGCTGGTCGGGCGTGACGATCTCCAGCAGGCGTTCGTTCGTGCGCGTGACGGGGTCGCTGGTGGGGTGGGCGGGGGCTTTCTCGTGCGCGTTCTGCGGCAGGTATCCCAGCAGGTCCCGCACGCCCCTGAGGACGGCTTCGTCGCCGTCGTACTCCAGGTGCGCGACGCCGCTCTTGCGCGTGTGAACGTCCGCGCCGCCCAGCTGGTCGAAGGTGACGTCCTCACGCGTGACGGACTTGATGACTTCGGGACCGGTGATGAACATGTAGCTGCTGCCCTCGCTCATCAGGATGAAGTCCGTCAGGGCCGGGGAGTACACGGCGCCGCCCGCGCAGGGGCCCAGAATGGCGCTGATCTGCGGCACGGCGCCGGAGTAGATGGCGTTGCGGTAGAAGATCTCGCCGTAGCCGCTGAGGCTGTCCACGCCTTCCTGAATGCGGGCGCCGGCGCTGTCGTTCAGGCCGATGACGGGGCAGCCGGTCTTCGCGGCGAGGTCCATGATCTTCGTGACCTTCGCGGCGTTCATCTTGCCCAGGGAGCCGCCCAGCACGGTGAAGTCCTGGCTGAAGACGAACACCTGCCGGCCGTCGATGGTGCCGCGCCCGGTCACGACGCCTTCCCCGGGGGCGTCCACGCCCTGCATGAGCCGCCCGCCGCGGTGCTCGACGAAGGTGCCCATCTCCAGGAAGCTGCCGGGGTCCAGCAGCGCCTCGATGCGTTCACGCGCCGTGAGTTTCCCGCCGGCCTTCTGCTTTTTCAGGCGTTCCGGGCCGCCGCCCTGCTCGACCCGGGTGCGGCGTTGTTCCATCGCCGCGATCAGTTCCTGTAACTCCACGCCCGCTTGTGTCATGGCGCTCATGCTACCCAAACGGGCGTTAGGGCCGGGCGTGACCGGCGGGGGGACAGGCTTACTCGCCGGTGCGGGCGCGGCGTTTCTGGTACGCCCCGGTCAGGAGTTCAGCGATGTATTCACGCGTGAACGGCATCCCGCTCTCCTCGGCCGCGCGAATTTCGTCGTCACGGTCGTAGGTGAGGCGCACGTAGGTGGCAGTGTGCGACGGGCCGTGCGGGTCGAACTCCAGGATCAGGTAGCACGGCAGCGTGGAGTCCAGCGGGTTGCCCACGCTGCCGCAGTTGATCAGGGGCCGGCCCTCGACGTCGAGCAGCAGCGCCTCGTGCATGTCCGCGTACACCAGCGCGTCGGCGTGCGCCCTGAGCCCGAACTGCGGGTTCGGCGCGAACGCCTCCAGCTGGTCGTGCAGGCTGCTGTGCGGGTACAGGCGGTGAAACAGACCGCGGCTGCTGGCGTGCACGAAGCGCCACCACGCGCCGCTGAACTGCTCCTCGATGCCGTAGGGCAGCGCGGCCAGGTACTGAAGCTGCTCCGGGCTGAGTTTGCTGCGCGGCCAGAGATCCTGCGGGCGGTGCGTGGCGCCGGCCACCCGGGCGTCCCAGTTGCCCTGAATGACGCGGGTGGCGTGCGCCTGCGTCCAGTCGAGGACCTCACGGGGGCGGGGACCCTTGCCGACCAGATCGCCCAGCACCCAGATCTCCGTCAGGCCGCGCCGCTTCAGGTCTTCGTGGACCGCCAGGGTGGCCGCCAGATTGGCGTGCAGGTCCGCGAGAATGGCGAGGCGAATCATGCCACGGAGTGTAGCCCAGGCCCAGCCCGCTCCCTGGTGGGTTTCAGGAGGTGGGGGTCAGGGCGCGGATCATGGCGTACGTGATCAGCGCGGCGGCGCCCAGGCCTGCCAGCTGAAACCACGCGGGGGCGCGGCCGCCGCCCGCGTGGTTCGCGGCAGTCCACGCGACGCGCAGGTTGACCAGGGCCAGCACCAGCAGCGCGGCGTCCAGGGCGTCCACCGTGCCGGCGCCCACGCGCAGCGGGTAGGTGACCAGGAATGTCAGACCCACCAGGGCCACGGCAATCAGCAGTTGCAGGGCAAAGGGCGGCACCCGTTCAGTATGGGCCGCCCCACGCCCGTGCCCCCCCCGCCTCAGCCGAGTTCGTGATACTGCCCGCGGAAGTACAGCAGCGGGTCGTCGTCGGTGTAGCGGCTGTACTCCACGAAACCCAGGAACAGCGTGTGATCCCCGGCAGGAATGACCTGATGCTTGCGGCACACGAGCTGCGCGACGCTCCCGCCGATCAGCGGCAGACCCTCATGGTCGAACCAGGTCACGAGGTCCTCCGGGCCGGGCCGGCCGGCGAAATGGTCACTCAGGTGCCGCTGCGTGGCGGACAGGACGTTCACGCCGAAGTGCGTCACGTCGTCACCGCACAGCAGGGCGTGCATCTGGGCGCGTTCATCCACGCTCACCAGGATCAGGGGTGGCTGGAGGCTCACGGACACGAAGGCGCTGGCGGTCATGCCGCGCCGCTCCTGGCCGCTGCGGGCGGTGATGATGGTCACGCCACTCGCGAAGCGGCCCAGCGTCTGACGGAATTCCTGCGGGGAGAGGCCGGTGTCGGTCATGCGGGGAGTGTACCGTTCACGCCCGGGCGGGGGTCGGCCGCTCAGGGACGGGCGGGGGGCAGGCTGGGAACGGGCTGCACGTCGCGCACCAGCAGGTCCGGCAGGCGCACCACGCCGCGTTCCGGCACGGTGTCCAGCCAGCGCTGGCCGCTGACGCGGATTTCGGTGGGCCCGGCGGGCAGCGCTGCGAACCCGTAGTAGCCCAGGGCGTCCGTCTGCCCCTGGGCGACCACGCGGCCGGCCTGGAGGGCCTGCACGGCGCGACCGCCGGGGGTGGCCGTGCCGGTGACGCGGCCCAGCAGGCCGCGCGTGGTGGGGGGCGTGTCTGTCCAGGGCTGCGTGCCGGCCAGGGGCGCGCCGGGGCCGGTCAGGGCGGCCTGCACGGCCTGCAGGCCGGCGGGCGTGGCCTGCCGCTGACCGTACACATCGGCGGTGGGGGTGCGGTAGGAGTACCCCACCCAGCCGAGGCCGGCCTGCAGGGCGCGGGTGGCCTGGGCGGCCGTCACCTGCGGCGCGTTCAGGTACATGGCGGTGCCGGCGGCCAGCGCGGCCTGCTGCCCGTCAGCGCGGGTGCGGACGCTGCGCGCGAAGGTGTTCCAGTGGTCGAACCAGTCGCCCTGCGGCGTGATGGTGTCACGCTTGTAGTTCATCAGGACGTTCAGGTCCAGCAGGCCGGTCTGCATCCAGGTGGGCCAGTCCTGAAGCACATCGGCGTAGGTCCGGGACCGGCGAAAGGCGCTCAGGTCGGTAGGCCCGTCGTTGTACGTGATGGTCGCGGCGCTGATCCAGGCGTCGGGGCGCAGCGCCTTGACCTCCAGCGTGATGCGCCGCACGAGGTTCGTGATCTGCTCGCGTTTCCACGCCTGCCAGGCGGGGTCGGTGGGGGCGGGCGTGCCGGCGCGGCCGGTTTCGGCGCGGTAGCGGGCCAGCACCTTGGGGTCGTAGCCCCAGGCGCCGCCGTCCGGGTAGCGGATCCGGTCGAGTTGCAGGCCGTCCACGGGGTAGTTCCGCACGAGACTCACGGCGGCGCGGGTCATGTAGTCGGCGGCGTCGGGAATGCCGGCGTCCAGCCACGCGTCGCGGCCCTCCTGCCAGGTGCCGTCGGGCCGGCGGGCCAGCCAGGAGTTGCGTCCGGCCGTGGGGCCGTGGGCGCGCATCAGGTGGTCGGGACTGGTGTTGGGCGCGGCGGTGTTCGCCACGCCGGTCACACTGAGCCAGGCGATGACGCGCATGCCGCGCGCGTGGGCCTGCGTGGTGATGGCCGCCAGTGGATCGAAGCCCACGGCGAGGTCCTTGTCGGTCACGGCGGGCACGCTGGCCTTCAGGCACAGGCAGTCGGCGCGCCGGATGGCCTGCACGAACAGGGTGTTCACGCCGAGCCGCGCGGCGTCCTCTACCGTCTGCTGCACCTGCGCGGGGGTTTTCAGGCCCGGTCCGAAGGCGTCGACCCACAGGCCACGCAGGGTGGCTCCGGGCGCCGCGGTGGTGGCTGGGGCGGGGGTCGTCACCGGGGCCGGCGCGGGGGTGGCGGCGGGCTGTTGGGGCCGGGCGGGGCTTTCGGCGTGGGTGGGGCCGCCCAGCAGGGTCAGCAGCAGGGCGGCGCGGCGCAGGTTCGGGCGGGACATGATCGTGACGGGCAGGCTAGCGCACGGCGCCTGATCGCGGGTGAGGGGGCGAGCGGTGAGCGTGTTGTGCGGACATGCAG from Deinococcus taeanensis carries:
- a CDS encoding ATP-binding protein, producing the protein MTVTARARTLGELLQTAEYAGRSPFDGRARLVQDEVRENLTRKLRSGEELFPGVVGYDDTVIPQLVNALLARQNFILLGLRGQAKSRILRAITDLLDEEVPVIAGVDMPDDVLNPVGAEGRHLLEAHGLELPIRWLPRADRYVEKLATPDVTVADLIGDVDPIKAARLGTSLGDVRSMHFGLLPRANRGIFAVNELADLAPKVQVALFNILQEGDVQIKGYPIRLELDVMLVFSANPEDYTARGKIVTPLKDRIGSEIRTHYPTDVQLGMNITAQEAVRSADVVVPGFIAELIEEIAFQAREDGRVDKMSGVSQRLPISLMEVAAANAERRSLMAGDAAVVRVSDVYAGLPAITGKMELEYEGELKGADNIARDVIRKAAGAVYARRYGSANTRELEKWFEGGNVFRFPQGGDAAGALKAAREVPGLTDLAAEVALSADDAVRVAAAEFVLEGLYGRKKLSRAEELYAAPEPETRQQRGGRWN
- a CDS encoding CAP domain-containing protein; this encodes MNGQPAQPGQLQWTTSQAAVVTAPADDLVTGVGAGPAKLRAALVSTPSIFLEFPVTVTASAPALAPAAPPSFVQMNAAPALALNSLLSQAAQGHAADMAARNFFSSTSQDGRTFAHRGSWGHAVSRAGENMAAGRLTAQEVVGSWLKRPGHCANIMNASFRELGVGYTFRAGSTYRPASVQGFGTC
- the msrB gene encoding peptide-methionine (R)-S-oxide reductase MsrB; the protein is MTEPKFVKPSDAELRERLTPAQYQVTQHEGTERAFTGEYWDHTGDGIYVDVVSGEPLFSSLDKYDAGCGWPSFTRPIPDVTLTENTDYRIGYARTEVRSAQADSHLGHVFPDGPREHGGLRYCINSAALRFVPLSELEAQGYGQYRTLFQ
- a CDS encoding acyl-CoA carboxylase subunit beta, with the protein product MTQAGVELQELIAAMEQRRTRVEQGGGPERLKKQKAGGKLTARERIEALLDPGSFLEMGTFVEHRGGRLMQGVDAPGEGVVTGRGTIDGRQVFVFSQDFTVLGGSLGKMNAAKVTKIMDLAAKTGCPVIGLNDSAGARIQEGVDSLSGYGEIFYRNAIYSGAVPQISAILGPCAGGAVYSPALTDFILMSEGSSYMFITGPEVIKSVTREDVTFDQLGGADVHTRKSGVAHLEYDGDEAVLRGVRDLLGYLPQNAHEKAPAHPTSDPVTRTNERLLEIVTPDQRKPYAMHDVIHELVDDGTFLEIQPGWARNIIVGFARLNGESVGIVANNPRVMAGTLNIDASDKAARFIRTCDCYNIPILTLVDVTGFLPGVAQEHAGIIRHGAKMLYAYAEATVPKVTLITRKSYGGAYLAMNSRDMGADVVYAWPTAAVAVMGAEGAANIVYRREIAGSENPEATRAQKIAEYKDAFDNPYVAASKGYIDDVIPMEDTRRVLIQTFEMLRDKEEVRPYKKHGNIPL
- a CDS encoding metallophosphoesterase family protein; this translates as MIRLAILADLHANLAATLAVHEDLKRRGLTEIWVLGDLVGKGPRPREVLDWTQAHATRVIQGNWDARVAGATHRPQDLWPRSKLSPEQLQYLAALPYGIEEQFSGAWWRFVHASSRGLFHRLYPHSSLHDQLEAFAPNPQFGLRAHADALVYADMHEALLLDVEGRPLINCGSVGNPLDSTLPCYLILEFDPHGPSHTATYVRLTYDRDDEIRAAEESGMPFTREYIAELLTGAYQKRRARTGE
- a CDS encoding flavin reductase family protein yields the protein MTDTGLSPQEFRQTLGRFASGVTIITARSGQERRGMTASAFVSVSLQPPLILVSVDERAQMHALLCGDDVTHFGVNVLSATQRHLSDHFAGRPGPEDLVTWFDHEGLPLIGGSVAQLVCRKHQVIPAGDHTLFLGFVEYSRYTDDDPLLYFRGQYHELG
- a CDS encoding glycoside hydrolase family 10 protein — encoded protein: MSRPNLRRAALLLTLLGGPTHAESPARPQQPAATPAPAPVTTPAPATTAAPGATLRGLWVDAFGPGLKTPAQVQQTVEDAARLGVNTLFVQAIRRADCLCLKASVPAVTDKDLAVGFDPLAAITTQAHARGMRVIAWLSVTGVANTAAPNTSPDHLMRAHGPTAGRNSWLARRPDGTWQEGRDAWLDAGIPDAADYMTRAAVSLVRNYPVDGLQLDRIRYPDGGAWGYDPKVLARYRAETGRAGTPAPTDPAWQAWKREQITNLVRRITLEVKALRPDAWISAATITYNDGPTDLSAFRRSRTYADVLQDWPTWMQTGLLDLNVLMNYKRDTITPQGDWFDHWNTFARSVRTRADGQQAALAAGTAMYLNAPQVTAAQATRALQAGLGWVGYSYRTPTADVYGQRQATPAGLQAVQAALTGPGAPLAGTQPWTDTPPTTRGLLGRVTGTATPGGRAVQALQAGRVVAQGQTDALGYYGFAALPAGPTEIRVSGQRWLDTVPERGVVRLPDLLVRDVQPVPSLPPARP